One segment of Setaria viridis chromosome 4, Setaria_viridis_v4.0, whole genome shotgun sequence DNA contains the following:
- the LOC117853172 gene encoding uncharacterized protein, which produces MAPSREACAVAMAMAAPFLAMASNIGSAAATATAAGDNGEMKRRRTSSDALQRTVSDVSFELHHHQHGAKEKATKEAGDEQLPPVAEVEDAKCECCGMSQECTPEYIRGVRRRFSGRWVCGLCAEAVTEEAGKSGGTLEEALKAHMGVCKRFNGFGRTYPVLHQAEAMREILRRRAKLGPRSRSSINPREVRGIATAGTSIARSSSCMPFITDDEFSDRVSINKN; this is translated from the coding sequence ATGGCTCCCAGCAGAGAGGCGTGCGCagtcgccatggccatggcggcgccgtTCCTGGCGATGGCGAGCAACATCGGCAGCGCtgcagccaccgccaccgctgcaGGCGACAACGGCGAGATGAAGCGGCGCCGGACCTCGTCCGACGCCCTCCAGCGCACCGTGTCCGACGTCTCCTTCgagctccaccaccaccagcacggTGCCAAGGAGAAGGCGACGAAGGAGGCCGGGGATGAGCAGCTGCCCCCCGTCGCCGAGGTGGAGGACGCCAAGTGCGAGTGCTGCGGCATGTCGCAGGAGTGCACGCCGGAGTACATCCGCGGCGTGCGCCGCCGGTTCTCGGGGCGCTGGGTCTGCGGGCTGTGCGCGGAGGCCGTGACGGAGGAGGCTGGGAAGAGCGGCGGGACGCTGGAGGAGGCGCTCAAGGCGCACATGGGCGTGTGCAAGCGCTTCAACGGCTTCGGCCGGACGTACCCGGTGCTGCACCAGGCGGAGGCCATGCGGGAGATCCTCAGGCGCCGGGCCAAGCTCGGAcccaggtccaggtccagcatCAACCCCAGGGAGGTCAGGGGCATCGCCACGGCCGGCACCAGCATCGCCCGCAGCTCCAGCTGCATGCCTTTCATCACCGACGACGAGTTCAGCGACCGGGTGTCGATCAATAAAAACTGA